The Pseudomonas sp. G2-4 genome window below encodes:
- a CDS encoding nucleotidyltransferase family protein gives MSAIGVIILAAGSGSRFRQVAGLDKDKLLADCTGRDGAVRSVIEQVLVNLPTSLEKRVLVTSKHRPQVIRMAQAYGCDFVELDSPGLGDSIAAGVQACPDLDGWLIVLGDMPFILPSSIEQVAAGIREDDISVPVLAGEYGHPVGFGRGFGPKLMALTGDRGAKVLFAGAQVVEVPVDDAGVTWDVDVPEALAFK, from the coding sequence ATGAGTGCGATAGGCGTGATCATTCTCGCGGCCGGATCGGGCAGCCGTTTCCGTCAGGTGGCAGGCCTCGATAAGGATAAGTTGCTGGCAGATTGCACAGGACGCGACGGTGCCGTCCGCTCGGTGATCGAGCAAGTGCTGGTGAATTTGCCTACGTCCCTGGAAAAGCGCGTCTTGGTAACGAGCAAGCATCGTCCGCAAGTCATTCGCATGGCCCAAGCCTATGGCTGTGATTTTGTGGAGCTGGACTCGCCCGGTTTGGGGGACAGCATCGCGGCCGGTGTCCAGGCCTGCCCGGACCTGGATGGATGGTTGATTGTGTTGGGCGACATGCCGTTCATCTTGCCGTCGAGTATCGAGCAGGTGGCGGCGGGGATTCGCGAGGATGACATCAGCGTGCCGGTCCTGGCCGGTGAGTACGGGCATCCGGTGGGATTTGGTCGTGGGTTTGGGCCGAAACTGATGGCATTGACCGGCGATCGGGGGGCCAAGGTATTGTTTGCCGGGGCGCAAGTGGTCGAAGTGCCGGTGGATGACGCTGGCGTGACGTGGGATGTCGATGTGCCGGAGGCACTGGCCTTCAAATAA